One Oscillospiraceae bacterium genomic window carries:
- a CDS encoding helix-turn-helix domain-containing protein: MDYSLKEVAGRIKDLREAKGFTQEELAKLTGVSYEDYKVLEQGETDFSFTFIYKCAKACGVEVVDLLEGTSTTLKSFAITRKGEGLKILKKHGVEYNNLAPKFKEKLAEPFLVKFPYIEEEQNQPLKLSSHKGQEFDVIVKGSLKVQVGSHIDVLNEGDSIFYNSTIPHGMIAVSEGGCEFHAVVLNPQDGNVSEEYPEVPVTVSKVSDKKANYQTVADKFIESSYDENGVFNGIKFKNDDTFNFAFDCVDAIAKKNPDKLAMMWVANDKTDRKFTFSDMKKYSAKTANYFESLGIKKGDTVMLVLKRHYQFWFAMLALHKIGAIAIPATNQLVEHDFTYRYKAAKVKAVVCTADGDVSTEAEKAAKEFPDMIKILVGGKKDGWNDFNVEMERFSTHYYRTENTPCGNDPMLMLFTSGTTGYPRIATHSYKYALGHYPTAKHWHNVNPDGLHFTISDTGWGKALWGKLYGQWLCEAATFTYDFDRFHSEDILPMFAKYHITTFCAPPTMYRFFIKEDLSKYDLSSIEYATTAGEALNPEVFNQFKKATGLTIMEGFGQTETTLSIANFVGSTPKIGSMGRPSPLYDVVVLDPDGNECKVGDTGEICIRTKEGTPCGLFIGYYLDEDKTNEVWYDGYYHTGDQATMDEDGYLWYVGRIDDVIKSSGYRIGPFEIESVIMELPYVLECAITPVPDEVRGQIVKATIVLVKGTNGTDELKKEIQEYVKTHTAPYKYPRIVEFVDELPKTISGKVRRVEIRKNDLEKMGK, from the coding sequence ATGGATTACAGTTTGAAAGAAGTTGCAGGAAGAATTAAAGACTTAAGAGAAGCAAAAGGGTTTACGCAGGAAGAACTTGCTAAACTAACAGGTGTATCTTATGAAGATTACAAGGTTTTAGAACAGGGAGAAACAGACTTTAGTTTTACATTTATTTATAAATGTGCAAAAGCCTGCGGAGTTGAAGTTGTTGATTTATTAGAGGGTACAAGTACAACACTTAAATCTTTTGCTATTACAAGAAAAGGCGAAGGACTGAAGATACTTAAGAAACACGGCGTTGAATATAACAATCTTGCTCCAAAATTTAAAGAAAAGTTAGCAGAACCATTTTTAGTTAAATTTCCTTATATTGAAGAAGAACAAAATCAACCTCTTAAATTAAGTTCACATAAAGGTCAGGAATTTGATGTTATTGTTAAAGGTTCACTTAAAGTTCAGGTAGGAAGCCATATAGATGTTTTAAATGAAGGCGATTCAATCTTTTATAACAGTACAATTCCTCATGGTATGATTGCAGTAAGCGAGGGTGGTTGTGAATTCCATGCAGTTGTATTAAATCCTCAGGATGGTAATGTGAGCGAAGAATATCCTGAAGTACCGGTTACTGTTTCTAAGGTTTCTGATAAAAAAGCAAATTACCAAACGGTTGCAGATAAATTTATTGAATCTTCTTATGATGAAAACGGCGTATTTAACGGTATTAAATTTAAAAATGATGACACATTCAATTTCGCATTTGATTGTGTTGATGCTATCGCAAAGAAAAATCCTGATAAACTTGCTATGATGTGGGTTGCAAACGATAAAACTGACAGGAAATTTACCTTCAGCGATATGAAAAAATATTCGGCAAAAACTGCAAATTACTTTGAATCACTTGGAATTAAAAAAGGCGATACTGTAATGCTTGTACTTAAAAGACATTATCAGTTCTGGTTTGCAATGCTTGCGCTTCATAAAATCGGTGCTATCGCAATCCCTGCAACCAATCAACTTGTAGAACACGATTTTACTTATAGATATAAAGCAGCAAAAGTAAAAGCAGTAGTATGTACAGCAGATGGAGATGTGTCAACTGAAGCAGAAAAAGCCGCAAAAGAATTTCCTGATATGATTAAAATTTTAGTCGGCGGTAAGAAAGATGGATGGAATGACTTTAATGTAGAAATGGAACGTTTCAGTACTCATTATTACAGAACTGAAAATACTCCATGCGGTAACGATCCGATGCTTATGCTCTTTACATCGGGTACAACAGGATATCCAAGAATTGCAACACATTCATATAAATATGCACTTGGGCATTATCCAACAGCAAAACATTGGCATAATGTAAACCCTGACGGACTTCATTTTACGATTTCTGATACCGGTTGGGGTAAAGCACTTTGGGGTAAACTATATGGTCAGTGGTTGTGCGAAGCGGCAACATTTACCTATGACTTTGACAGATTCCATTCGGAAGATATCTTACCTATGTTTGCAAAATATCATATAACAACATTCTGCGCACCACCTACAATGTATCGTTTCTTCATTAAAGAAGATTTGTCAAAATATGACCTTTCTTCTATCGAATATGCAACAACAGCAGGCGAAGCATTAAATCCTGAAGTTTTCAATCAGTTCAAGAAAGCAACAGGTCTTACTATTATGGAAGGTTTCGGTCAAACTGAAACAACATTATCTATTGCAAACTTTGTTGGTTCAACACCTAAAATTGGTTCTATGGGACGACCAAGTCCGCTTTATGATGTAGTTGTTCTTGATCCCGATGGCAATGAATGTAAAGTCGGAGATACAGGCGAAATCTGCATCCGTACTAAAGAGGGAACACCTTGTGGTTTGTTTATAGGATATTATCTTGATGAGGATAAGACAAATGAAGTATGGTATGATGGATATTATCATACAGGAGACCAGGCAACAATGGACGAAGATGGATATCTTTGGTATGTTGGTCGTATTGATGATGTAATCAAATCATCAGGTTACCGTATCGGTCCTTTTGAAATCGAAAGCGTTATCATGGAACTTCCTTACGTATTAGAATGTGCAATAACTCCTGTTCCTGATGAAGTAAGAGGGCAGATTGTAAAAGCAACAATTGTTCTTGTAAAAGGAACTAACGGAACAGATGAACTGAAAAAAGAAATTCAGGAATATGTTAAAACACATACTGCTCCATATAAATATCCAAGAATAGTTGAGTTTGTAGATGAACTTCCAAAAACAATCAGCGGAAAAGTAAGAAGAGTCGAAATCCGTAAGAACGATTTGGAAAAAATGGGGAAATAA
- a CDS encoding BlaI/MecI/CopY family transcriptional regulator, whose product MDYKCKIKITYKCNPFFKIKEELRVNKNIPQISEAEIEVMKVLWEKGEATAKEIVNEIEKTNEWKPKTIQTLITRLVGKGAIKTDKINAKSYIYFANITKEEYQSYANKSFMKKLYNGSLNLMLSSFIKNERLSESDIQELRKILEEKQNEYKQDI is encoded by the coding sequence ATGGATTACAAGTGTAAGATAAAAATAACTTACAAATGTAATCCATTTTTTAAAATAAAGGAGGAATTAAGAGTGAACAAAAATATACCTCAAATATCAGAGGCAGAAATTGAAGTTATGAAAGTATTGTGGGAAAAAGGGGAAGCGACTGCTAAAGAGATAGTTAATGAAATTGAAAAAACAAATGAATGGAAACCTAAAACAATACAAACACTTATAACAAGATTGGTTGGGAAAGGAGCAATCAAAACTGATAAAATTAATGCAAAATCTTACATTTATTTTGCTAATATTACCAAAGAGGAATATCAATCTTATGCTAATAAAAGTTTTATGAAAAAATTATATAATGGTTCTTTGAATTTGATGCTCTCTTCATTTATAAAGAATGAAAGATTATCTGAAAGTGATATACAAGAACTAAGGAAAATTTTGGAGGAAAAACAAAATGAATATAAACAGGATATTTGA
- a CDS encoding M56 family metallopeptidase, with product MNINRIFDFVLTSSVHGSIVGFIIFLVSKFTNKIIPYKFKTFLWSIFIIKIFLPNGPESKVSVFNEQFFYNANNFKEIVLDNMGTSVHTGTSNLNIFPLIWFLGFIIICLWLLISNVILNIKLKTYHKPVNERIYNIFNNCKKNMKVKREIILVNQSFVKSVSLFGLFFPKILITDKLQNYEDREIEYVFYHELSHYKRKDIFVNYLVTFIQVIHWFNPVIHIITKFIREDIEFSTDENTLAKIKPSEHKRYGLLLISMLEEYSKTFTPKILNVVDSEKQIKKRIKRITSYKESSIFSIIILVFLIISLSFLTLTTGVCEESVETIVENITAVEKNIHTYQENNITKKVKIPKKEQEITKEILKEESTTEHVEELNTSYESVPVKNIQNPEATTKSLLPGTDINILLNDVLSTGKSIKKSSFVDLRDYCTIKDYSIKENESVVLGTYIPDSKNSISIYLNSDNSQRINIMLLKNSDMVINASVKPSKTNLYLFTGLNEGEKYELLLVLKPNSQYTNYDTSGSILIF from the coding sequence ATGAATATAAACAGGATATTTGATTTTGTTTTAACTTCCAGCGTACATGGAAGTATTGTAGGTTTTATTATCTTTTTAGTAAGTAAATTTACAAATAAAATTATTCCTTATAAATTTAAAACTTTCTTGTGGTCTATTTTTATTATAAAAATCTTTTTGCCGAACGGACCTGAGAGTAAGGTAAGTGTTTTTAATGAACAATTTTTTTATAACGCAAACAATTTTAAAGAAATTGTTTTAGACAATATGGGAACTTCCGTGCATACGGGAACTTCAAATTTAAATATTTTTCCACTTATATGGTTTTTAGGCTTTATCATTATATGTTTATGGCTTTTAATATCTAATGTAATATTAAACATAAAATTAAAGACATATCATAAGCCTGTTAACGAACGAATTTATAATATTTTTAATAACTGTAAGAAAAATATGAAGGTTAAAAGGGAAATAATACTTGTTAATCAATCTTTTGTAAAGAGTGTTTCTCTTTTTGGATTGTTTTTTCCAAAAATACTTATAACAGATAAGTTGCAAAATTATGAAGACAGAGAAATTGAATATGTATTTTATCATGAACTATCCCACTATAAAAGAAAAGATATATTCGTAAATTATCTTGTTACTTTTATACAGGTAATACATTGGTTTAATCCTGTTATACATATAATCACAAAATTTATAAGGGAAGATATAGAGTTTTCAACTGATGAGAATACTTTGGCTAAGATTAAGCCTTCCGAACACAAAAGATATGGTTTGCTTCTTATTTCAATGCTTGAAGAGTATTCTAAAACTTTCACTCCAAAGATTTTAAACGTTGTTGATTCTGAAAAACAAATTAAAAAAAGAATTAAGAGAATAACAAGTTATAAAGAAAGTAGCATATTTAGTATTATTATATTAGTGTTTTTAATCATAAGTCTTTCATTTCTAACTTTGACAACAGGAGTTTGTGAAGAATCAGTAGAAACTATTGTAGAAAATATTACAGCTGTTGAAAAAAATATACATACATATCAGGAAAATAACATTACAAAAAAAGTTAAGATACCAAAAAAAGAACAAGAAATCACAAAAGAGATTTTAAAGGAGGAAAGTACCACTGAACATGTAGAAGAATTAAATACCTCATATGAAAGTGTACCTGTCAAAAATATTCAAAATCCGGAAGCCACAACAAAATCGCTTCTTCCGGGTACTGATATAAATATATTGCTAAATGACGTTTTGTCAACAGGTAAGAGTATAAAAAAATCATCGTTTGTTGATTTGAGAGATTACTGCACAATAAAGGATTATTCCATCAAGGAAAATGAGTCTGTTGTTTTGGGAACATATATCCCTGATTCTAAAAACAGTATATCAATATATTTAAATTCTGATAATAGTCAGAGGATAAATATTATGCTGTTAAAAAATTCTGATATGGTAATTAATGCATCGGTTAAGCCATCTAAAACAAATTTGTATCTATTTACAGGGCTTAATGAAGGAGAAAAATACGAATTGCTTTTAGTTCTTAAACCAAACAGTCAATATACAAATTATGATACTTCTGGTTCTATTTTAATTTTTTAG